In Pseudomonas sp. MYb327, one DNA window encodes the following:
- a CDS encoding DUF1652 domain-containing protein has product MIHLSQLRTQLERTFSPLACECNITGDHSLTIKLYHPLSGQVDLVVSGLNLSMLQTPESVAALIEELRYELESNSLQRPDPVV; this is encoded by the coding sequence ATGATCCATTTGTCGCAACTGAGAACTCAGCTGGAGCGGACGTTTTCGCCCTTGGCCTGTGAGTGCAATATCACCGGCGATCACTCGTTGACGATCAAGCTCTACCATCCACTGTCCGGGCAAGTCGACCTGGTGGTCAGCGGATTGAACCTGTCCATGCTGCAAACCCCGGAATCGGTGGCCGCGCTGATAGAAGAGTTGCGCTATGAATTGGAGAGCAACAGTCTGCAGCGCCCGGACCCGGTTGTGTAG
- a CDS encoding helix-turn-helix transcriptional regulator — protein sequence MNQDALTTDTSRRQLQQIITGLSDGVILLELDQTIVWANDAALTMHGIERIGELGANAKEYAKRFALRYRNNHLVTPDNYPITRVSRGETFSDVLVQLTPAHDEEHTWVHRVRSLVVTDNHGEPESLVLIMADVTEWASAEQRFEKTFAANPAPAVICRLSDLRYIKVNPGFLEMTGYARDQVIGASTYELDVLDQAENKDLAKQRLREGTTIPQMQAQLALPDGSSKQVIVAGQTLELNEEACMLFSFVDMEPRHKAELALRQSEERFAKAFRLTPVPILVCSAADQVVWDVNEAFLETLGYSSEEVLGKSIAQIDFIHDKGERAKLFAALEKAGRLDRIDVQVRKKGAELIECAVSADTVNIQDNRCFLLVLMDITERKRTELELVAAIEEVMKDASWFSRTLIEKLANVKNVNSPQLPSVSFTELTARERDVLELICEGLADKEIAARLKLAPNTVRNHVATVYSKLDVHSRSGAIVWARERGLFSGAWPPKGQR from the coding sequence ATGAACCAGGACGCCCTGACCACCGACACCAGCCGTCGTCAGTTGCAACAGATCATCACTGGTTTGTCCGACGGAGTGATTCTGCTGGAGCTTGATCAGACGATTGTCTGGGCCAATGACGCCGCGCTGACCATGCACGGCATCGAGCGGATCGGCGAATTAGGGGCCAATGCCAAGGAGTACGCCAAACGCTTCGCCTTGCGCTATCGCAATAATCACTTGGTAACCCCCGACAATTATCCAATCACCCGCGTCAGCCGCGGCGAGACCTTCAGTGATGTGTTGGTTCAATTGACCCCGGCCCATGACGAAGAACACACCTGGGTTCACCGCGTGCGCAGCCTGGTGGTGACCGATAACCACGGTGAGCCGGAGTCGTTGGTGCTGATCATGGCCGATGTCACCGAGTGGGCCAGCGCTGAGCAGCGCTTCGAGAAAACGTTTGCCGCCAACCCGGCGCCAGCGGTGATCTGCCGCCTCAGTGATTTGCGCTACATCAAGGTCAATCCCGGCTTCCTCGAAATGACCGGTTATGCCCGTGATCAAGTAATCGGCGCCTCAACCTATGAACTGGACGTACTGGACCAGGCTGAAAACAAAGATCTGGCCAAACAGCGATTGCGCGAAGGCACGACCATCCCGCAGATGCAGGCGCAACTGGCATTACCCGACGGCAGTAGCAAACAGGTCATCGTCGCCGGTCAGACGCTGGAGCTAAACGAAGAAGCCTGCATGCTGTTTTCTTTCGTGGACATGGAACCCCGACACAAGGCCGAACTTGCCCTGCGCCAGAGCGAAGAACGTTTCGCCAAAGCCTTTCGGCTGACGCCGGTACCGATTCTGGTGTGCAGTGCTGCTGACCAAGTGGTTTGGGATGTGAACGAGGCATTCCTCGAAACACTGGGATATTCGAGTGAGGAAGTTCTGGGCAAGAGCATTGCGCAAATCGACTTCATTCATGACAAGGGCGAACGAGCAAAACTTTTCGCCGCACTGGAGAAAGCCGGAAGGCTGGATCGCATTGACGTTCAAGTCCGCAAGAAAGGCGCCGAATTGATCGAATGCGCGGTGTCGGCGGACACCGTAAACATCCAGGACAATCGGTGTTTTTTGCTGGTGTTAATGGACATCACCGAACGCAAACGCACAGAGCTGGAACTGGTGGCGGCGATTGAAGAGGTGATGAAGGATGCTTCTTGGTTCAGTCGCACACTGATTGAAAAGCTCGCCAACGTGAAGAACGTCAACTCGCCGCAACTGCCCAGCGTGTCCTTTACCGAGCTGACGGCTCGTGAGCGCGATGTGCTGGAATTGATCTGCGAAGGCTTGGCCGACAAGGAAATTGCCGCACGCCTTAAACTGGCACCGAACACCGTCCGTAATCATGTGGCAACGGTGTATTCCAAACTCGATGTGCACAGTCGCAGCGGGGCAATTGTCTGGGCCCGGGAGCGCGGGTTGTTCTCTGGCGCATGGCCGCCCAAAGGTCAAAGGTAA
- a CDS encoding 2-hydroxyacid dehydrogenase — protein sequence MPATVLVLVETINDYLPILEHQGFHLILAPTPAERSEAITRYSGQIDAVLTRGPLGLYADEIAALPKLKIICVIGAGYEHVDLQAAADRGITVTNGAGVNASSVADHAMAMLLSMVRDIPRCDAAVRRGEWPKIMRPSLAGKRLGILGLGAVGMAIAKRAANGFDMTVSYHNRQHRSDVPYNFCSTPTELARASDFLVIATPGGLTTKHLINRQVLEALGPKGFIVNIARASVIVTADLVSALEQRRIAGAALDVFDAEPQVPDALKALTNVILTPHVAGLSPEATQGTVELVGRNLVAFFSGQPVLTPIELPSSASQAVL from the coding sequence ATGCCCGCAACCGTTCTAGTTCTGGTTGAAACCATCAATGATTACCTGCCCATCCTAGAACACCAGGGCTTCCACCTGATTCTGGCCCCTACACCTGCCGAACGCTCCGAAGCCATCACGCGCTACAGCGGCCAGATCGACGCCGTATTGACCCGTGGCCCACTCGGGCTTTATGCCGATGAAATCGCCGCACTGCCCAAGCTCAAGATCATCTGCGTGATTGGCGCAGGCTATGAACACGTCGACCTGCAAGCCGCCGCTGACCGTGGCATCACCGTCACCAATGGCGCCGGTGTCAACGCCTCTTCGGTGGCTGATCACGCCATGGCGATGCTGCTTTCCATGGTGCGCGACATTCCTCGCTGTGACGCCGCCGTGCGTCGAGGGGAATGGCCGAAGATCATGCGCCCTTCGCTCGCCGGCAAACGGCTGGGCATCCTTGGGCTTGGCGCCGTCGGCATGGCCATCGCCAAGCGCGCCGCCAACGGTTTTGACATGACGGTGAGTTACCACAATCGCCAGCATCGCAGCGACGTGCCCTACAACTTCTGTTCCACGCCCACCGAACTGGCGCGCGCTTCGGATTTCCTGGTCATCGCCACCCCAGGGGGCCTCACCACCAAACACCTGATCAATCGCCAGGTACTCGAAGCGCTGGGCCCTAAAGGGTTCATCGTTAATATTGCGCGGGCCAGCGTGATCGTCACCGCCGACCTTGTCAGCGCGCTGGAGCAACGCCGGATCGCCGGTGCCGCACTGGATGTTTTCGACGCCGAGCCGCAAGTGCCGGATGCGCTCAAAGCCCTGACCAACGTCATCCTGACGCCCCATGTTGCCGGACTTTCGCCGGAAGCCACCCAAGGCACCGTTGAGCTTGTGGGCCGCAACCTGGTGGCGTTCTTCTCCGGTCAACCCGTGCTTACCCCCATCGAATTGCCGAGCAGCGCGAGCCAAGCGGTTCTGTAG
- a CDS encoding phosphotransferase family protein → MALTDQSTRIRTGEELDASLIDPYLKAHIPGLSGLPQISQFPGGASNLTYLLEYPEQEFVLRRPPFGHKAKSAHDMGREFRILNQLRDGFPYCPKAYVHCTDDSVIGAEFYVMERVNGIILRSELPPELGLDSTKTEALCKSFIDKFVELHQVDYNAYGLGDLGKPEGYVARQIKGWSDRYEKALTPDAPHWEAVKAWLNDKMPADHPKSSIVHNDYRFDNVILDPNNPMQIIGVLDWELTTLGDPLMDLGNTLAYWIEADDPAPVQLMRRQPSHAPGMLTRREFVDYYAQRSGIQIDNFDFYYTYGLFRLAGIVQQIYYRFYHGQTQDKRFAQFIHMNKLLEQMSLQVIQKSSL, encoded by the coding sequence ATGGCGCTTACTGACCAGTCCACCCGCATCCGCACCGGCGAAGAACTCGATGCCAGCCTGATCGATCCATACCTCAAGGCGCACATTCCAGGCCTCAGTGGCCTGCCGCAGATCAGCCAGTTCCCCGGCGGTGCGTCGAACCTCACCTATTTGCTGGAATACCCCGAACAGGAGTTTGTCCTGCGTCGGCCGCCGTTCGGTCACAAGGCCAAATCCGCCCATGACATGGGTCGCGAATTTCGCATCCTCAATCAGTTGCGCGACGGTTTTCCTTACTGCCCCAAGGCCTATGTGCACTGTACCGATGACTCGGTAATCGGCGCCGAGTTCTACGTGATGGAACGGGTGAACGGCATCATCCTGCGCTCTGAATTACCGCCCGAGCTGGGGCTGGACTCCACGAAGACCGAAGCCCTGTGCAAGAGCTTCATCGATAAATTCGTCGAACTGCACCAGGTCGATTACAACGCCTACGGCCTGGGCGACCTCGGCAAACCCGAAGGCTACGTGGCGCGGCAGATCAAAGGCTGGAGCGATCGTTACGAGAAAGCCCTGACCCCGGACGCGCCGCATTGGGAAGCGGTTAAAGCCTGGCTCAACGACAAGATGCCGGCCGATCACCCGAAGTCCAGCATCGTCCACAACGACTACCGCTTCGACAACGTAATTCTCGACCCGAACAACCCGATGCAGATCATCGGCGTGCTCGACTGGGAACTGACCACCCTCGGCGACCCGTTGATGGACCTGGGCAACACCCTCGCCTACTGGATCGAAGCCGATGACCCGGCACCGGTGCAACTGATGCGCCGTCAGCCCAGTCACGCACCGGGCATGCTGACCCGCCGCGAATTCGTCGATTACTACGCCCAGCGTTCCGGCATCCAGATCGACAACTTCGACTTCTACTACACCTACGGCCTGTTCCGCCTCGCCGGCATCGTGCAGCAGATCTACTACCGCTTCTACCATGGACAGACCCAGGACAAACGCTTCGCACAGTTCATTCACATGAACAAACTGCTGGAGCAAATGAGCCTTCAGGTCATCCAGAAATCCAGCCTTTGA
- the hydA gene encoding dihydropyrimidinase, with protein MSLLIRGATVITHDESYRADVYCADGVIKAIGENLDVPASAEILDGSGQYLMPGGIDPHTHMQLPFMGTVASEDFFSGTAAGLAGGTTSIIDFVIPNPQQSLMEAFHQWRGWAEKSASDYGFHVAITWWSEQVREEMAELVIHHGVNSFKHFMAYKNAIMAADDTLVASFERCLELGAVPTVHAENGELVFHLQRKLMAQGMTGPEAHPLSRPSQVEGEAASRAIRIAETLGTPLYLVHVSTKEALDEITYARAKGQPVYGEVLAGHLLLDDSVYRNPDWQTAAGYVMSPPFRPTGHQEALWHGLQSGNLHTTATDHCCFCAEQKAAGKDDFSKIPNGTAGIEDRMAVLWDEGVNTGRFSMQQFVALTSTNTAKIFNLYPRKGAIRVGADADLVLWDPQGTRTISAKTHHQQVDFNIFEGKTVRGVPSHTISQGRVVWADGDLRAERGAGRYIERPAYPAVFDLLSKRAEQHKPVAVKR; from the coding sequence ATGTCTCTGTTGATCCGTGGCGCTACCGTTATTACCCATGATGAAAGTTATCGCGCCGATGTGTACTGCGCAGACGGCGTGATCAAAGCCATCGGCGAAAACCTCGACGTTCCCGCCAGTGCCGAAATACTCGACGGCAGCGGCCAATACCTGATGCCCGGCGGCATCGATCCGCACACCCACATGCAACTGCCCTTCATGGGCACTGTGGCCAGTGAAGATTTTTTCAGTGGCACGGCGGCAGGTCTTGCCGGTGGCACTACATCCATCATCGACTTCGTGATTCCCAATCCGCAGCAGTCCTTGATGGAAGCGTTCCATCAATGGCGCGGCTGGGCCGAGAAGTCGGCTTCCGATTATGGCTTCCACGTCGCGATCACTTGGTGGAGCGAGCAGGTACGCGAAGAAATGGCCGAGCTGGTCATCCATCACGGGGTCAACAGCTTTAAGCATTTCATGGCTTACAAGAACGCAATCATGGCCGCTGATGACACGCTGGTGGCGAGTTTCGAGCGCTGCCTGGAACTTGGCGCGGTACCGACCGTGCATGCGGAAAACGGCGAATTGGTGTTTCACCTGCAACGCAAACTCATGGCTCAGGGCATGACCGGGCCGGAAGCACATCCGCTGTCGCGCCCGTCACAGGTGGAAGGCGAAGCGGCGAGCCGAGCGATCCGCATCGCCGAAACCCTGGGTACGCCGCTGTACCTGGTTCACGTCTCGACCAAGGAAGCCCTCGACGAAATCACCTATGCCCGGGCGAAGGGTCAGCCGGTCTATGGCGAAGTGTTGGCCGGGCATTTGTTGCTGGACGACAGCGTCTATCGAAATCCCGACTGGCAGACCGCCGCCGGTTACGTGATGAGCCCACCGTTCCGCCCTACCGGCCACCAGGAAGCGCTCTGGCATGGCCTGCAATCAGGCAACCTGCACACCACCGCCACCGATCACTGCTGTTTCTGCGCCGAGCAAAAAGCCGCGGGCAAGGATGATTTCAGCAAGATCCCGAATGGCACGGCGGGCATTGAAGATCGCATGGCCGTGCTCTGGGATGAGGGCGTCAATACCGGGCGTTTTTCGATGCAGCAGTTCGTCGCCCTCACCTCTACCAACACCGCGAAGATTTTCAACCTCTACCCGCGTAAAGGCGCAATCCGTGTGGGTGCCGATGCCGACCTGGTGTTGTGGGACCCGCAAGGTACGCGGACGATTTCGGCGAAGACTCATCACCAGCAGGTCGACTTCAACATCTTTGAAGGCAAGACAGTACGCGGCGTGCCCAGCCACACCATCAGCCAGGGCCGTGTGGTTTGGGCCGATGGCGATTTGCGGGCCGAGCGCGGTGCTGGGCGGTATATCGAACGGCCGGCTTATCCGGCGGTGTTTGATTTGCTGAGCAAGCGGGCTGAGCAGCATAAGCCGGTTGCCGTGAAACGCTGA
- a CDS encoding DUF4822 domain-containing protein, producing MQKDSITSTCLLLAALLCPIGTFAQQSPANADIRDLGSSPRWLTTRVYVEGAPHTDVKANYPGVVGISTWDPERNRYEFFYTDTGKSKYNNGGGGYFFITGDQKNHILIPDIGSNKTVIRQLETLNKNEFTYSREVSRDMIENNPLVRIHVVHAPYTGTIETLSAINPHTNISN from the coding sequence ATGCAAAAGGACAGCATAACGTCTACGTGCCTGCTTCTTGCTGCATTACTTTGTCCGATCGGCACCTTCGCACAACAAAGCCCTGCCAACGCCGATATTCGTGATTTGGGTTCCTCCCCTCGATGGCTGACAACCAGGGTCTACGTAGAAGGCGCGCCACATACTGACGTAAAAGCAAATTACCCAGGGGTGGTCGGCATATCCACTTGGGACCCAGAACGCAATCGCTATGAATTTTTCTACACCGACACGGGAAAATCAAAATACAACAATGGGGGTGGAGGATACTTCTTTATTACCGGAGATCAAAAAAATCACATTCTAATACCTGATATCGGCTCCAACAAAACCGTGATCAGGCAATTAGAGACATTGAATAAAAATGAATTCACTTACTCTCGCGAAGTTTCGAGGGACATGATAGAAAACAATCCTCTGGTTCGCATTCATGTCGTACACGCGCCCTACACCGGAACAATAGAAACCTTATCCGCCATCAATCCACATACGAATATTTCAAATTAG
- a CDS encoding NCS1 family nucleobase:cation symporter-1 has protein sequence MQQIRSQVTERDGLFELEAGSDVLDSPRYNHDIAPTKVRERTWNKWHITALWVGMAICVPTYTLGGVLTAYFGLSVGEALLAILFANIIVLIPLTLNAFPGTKYGIPFPVLLRSSFGVLGSNIPCLIRALVACGWFGIQTMFGGLAIHLFLGSVFEGWKSLGGTGEVIGFMVFWALNLWVVIRGAESIKWLETLSAPLLVLVGAGLLVWAMPNVSMTELLAIPAKRPEGAGVASYFAAGLTAMVGFWATLSLNIPDFSRYAKSQKDQIVGQIIGLPLTMFLFASLGVVMTAASVKLVGVTVSDPVTLIGHIQSPVWVALAMALIIIATLSTNTAANIVSPTNDFQNIAPKVINRTKAVMLTGFVGLALMAHELLKKLGLIVSDVSLETVYSNWLLGYSSLLGPIAGIMVVDYFLIKKQQLDLAGLYRDDVYPAWNWNGFLAFGVPVLLTLLSLGSDAFSWFYSYGWFTGSALGGVIYYGLCAMRPSPSVAKSAV, from the coding sequence ATGCAACAGATCAGATCGCAAGTGACCGAGCGCGACGGCTTGTTTGAGCTGGAAGCCGGCAGCGACGTCCTCGACAGTCCCCGATATAACCACGACATCGCGCCTACCAAGGTGCGCGAACGAACCTGGAATAAATGGCACATCACCGCGCTATGGGTCGGCATGGCGATTTGCGTGCCGACCTACACCCTCGGTGGGGTGTTGACTGCGTATTTCGGCTTGAGCGTCGGCGAAGCGCTGCTGGCGATTCTTTTTGCCAATATCATCGTGTTGATCCCGTTGACGCTCAACGCCTTCCCCGGCACCAAGTACGGCATTCCGTTTCCGGTACTGCTGCGCTCGTCATTCGGCGTGCTCGGTTCCAACATCCCGTGTCTGATCCGCGCCCTGGTGGCGTGCGGCTGGTTCGGCATACAAACGATGTTCGGCGGGTTGGCGATTCATCTGTTCCTGGGCTCGGTGTTCGAAGGCTGGAAATCCCTCGGTGGCACCGGTGAAGTCATCGGTTTCATGGTGTTCTGGGCACTGAACCTGTGGGTGGTGATTCGCGGCGCCGAGTCGATCAAATGGCTGGAGACCCTTTCGGCACCGCTGTTGGTGCTTGTGGGCGCAGGTCTGCTGGTATGGGCCATGCCCAACGTGTCGATGACTGAACTGCTGGCGATCCCGGCCAAACGTCCCGAAGGCGCGGGCGTAGCCAGTTATTTCGCCGCCGGACTGACCGCGATGGTGGGCTTTTGGGCCACGCTGTCCCTGAACATCCCGGACTTCAGCCGCTACGCGAAAAGCCAGAAAGACCAGATTGTCGGGCAGATCATCGGCCTGCCGCTGACTATGTTCCTGTTTGCCTCCCTTGGCGTGGTGATGACCGCCGCCTCGGTGAAACTGGTGGGGGTGACGGTGTCCGATCCTGTGACCCTGATCGGCCATATCCAGAGCCCGGTCTGGGTGGCACTGGCGATGGCGCTGATCATTATCGCCACGCTTTCGACCAACACCGCGGCCAACATCGTCTCGCCGACCAATGACTTCCAGAATATCGCGCCCAAGGTGATCAACCGGACCAAAGCAGTAATGCTTACCGGGTTTGTCGGACTGGCGCTAATGGCTCATGAGTTGCTGAAAAAACTCGGCCTGATCGTTTCAGACGTTAGCCTGGAAACCGTCTATTCCAACTGGTTGCTGGGCTACTCCAGCCTGTTGGGGCCGATCGCCGGGATCATGGTGGTGGACTATTTCCTGATCAAGAAACAGCAACTGGACCTTGCCGGACTCTATCGCGATGACGTGTATCCGGCGTGGAACTGGAACGGTTTTCTCGCGTTTGGCGTGCCGGTGCTGTTGACGCTGCTGTCCCTGGGCAGCGATGCCTTCAGCTGGTTCTACAGCTACGGCTGGTTTACCGGTTCGGCGCTGGGCGGGGTGATTTATTACGGGTTGTGCGCGATGCGGCCCAGTCCATCCGTCGCGAAATCTGCGGTGTGA
- a CDS encoding NAD(P)-dependent oxidoreductase, with protein MIKTLTHLPHPYENAAALAGHFTDLAPPLNDRQAHLEASRCLYCYDAPCVNACPSEIDIPSFIRNIHQDNVQGAAQKILSANILGGSCARVCPTEILCQQACVRNNAHECAPVLIGLLQRYAVDNAHFNQHPFTRAAATGKRIAVVGAGPAGLSCAHRSAMHGHDVVIFEAREKAGGLNEYGIAKYKLVDDYAQKELEFLLGIGGIEIRHGQKLGDNLTLSELHQQFDAVFLGLGLSASKQLGLADEEAPGLLAATDYIRELRQADDLSQLPLANHCIVLGAGNTAIDMAVQMARLGARDVNLVYRRGVEDMGATHHEQDIAKANQVRLLTWSQPEEVLLDDHGQVRGMRFARTHMVEGRLQTTGETFELAADAIFKAIGQSLDASCLADPLARELKRQGDRIQVDDQLRTSIPGIYAGGDCTSLDQDLTVQAVQHGKKAAEAIHSHLMLNVEAA; from the coding sequence GTGATCAAGACCCTGACTCATCTCCCGCATCCCTACGAGAATGCGGCCGCCCTCGCCGGCCATTTCACAGACCTGGCGCCACCGCTGAATGATCGCCAGGCCCACCTGGAGGCATCGCGCTGCCTGTATTGCTACGACGCACCGTGCGTGAATGCTTGCCCGAGCGAAATCGATATTCCGTCGTTCATCCGCAACATCCACCAGGACAACGTGCAAGGCGCGGCGCAGAAAATCCTTTCGGCGAACATCCTCGGCGGCAGCTGCGCCCGAGTCTGTCCGACGGAAATCCTCTGCCAACAGGCCTGTGTGCGCAACAACGCTCATGAGTGCGCACCGGTGTTGATCGGCCTGCTGCAACGCTATGCGGTAGACAACGCGCATTTCAACCAGCACCCCTTCACCCGCGCCGCCGCTACCGGCAAACGTATCGCCGTGGTTGGTGCCGGTCCCGCCGGGTTGTCATGTGCACACCGCAGTGCCATGCATGGACATGACGTGGTGATTTTCGAGGCGCGGGAAAAGGCCGGTGGTCTGAATGAATACGGGATCGCCAAATACAAACTGGTGGACGATTACGCGCAGAAAGAATTGGAGTTCTTACTGGGCATCGGCGGGATCGAAATACGCCACGGACAAAAACTCGGCGACAACCTGACGCTCAGCGAACTGCACCAACAATTCGATGCGGTGTTTCTTGGCCTGGGTCTGTCGGCGAGCAAACAATTGGGCTTGGCCGATGAAGAGGCGCCCGGTCTATTGGCCGCCACCGACTACATCCGCGAACTGCGTCAGGCGGATGACTTGAGCCAATTGCCTTTGGCCAATCACTGCATCGTGCTCGGCGCCGGTAATACGGCGATTGACATGGCCGTGCAAATGGCGAGGTTGGGCGCCCGCGACGTCAATCTGGTGTACCGCCGTGGAGTGGAAGACATGGGCGCGACCCATCACGAGCAAGACATCGCCAAAGCCAATCAAGTACGCCTGTTGACCTGGTCACAACCGGAAGAAGTATTACTCGACGATCATGGTCAGGTACGCGGGATGCGTTTCGCGCGTACGCATATGGTGGAAGGTCGCCTGCAAACCACCGGCGAAACCTTCGAACTGGCCGCCGATGCAATCTTCAAAGCCATCGGCCAAAGCCTAGATGCCAGCTGCCTCGCCGATCCATTGGCCCGAGAACTCAAGCGACAGGGCGATCGCATACAGGTGGACGATCAGTTGCGCACCAGCATCCCCGGTATTTATGCCGGCGGCGACTGCACCAGCCTTGATCAGGACCTCACCGTGCAGGCCGTGCAACATGGCAAAAAAGCCGCCGAGGCTATTCACAGCCATCTGATGCTTAATGTGGAGGCAGCGTAA
- a CDS encoding SDR family oxidoreductase gives MSKTQLFDLDGKIAFVSGASRGIGEAIAKLLAQQGAHVIVSSRKLEGCQHVADAIIAAGGKATAIACHIGEMEQISQVFAGIKEQFGRLDILVNNAATNPQFCNVLDTDLSAFQKTVDVNIRGYFFMSVEAGKLMRENGGGSIINVASINGVSPGIFQGIYSVTKAAVINMTKVFAKECAQFGIRCNALLPGLTDTKFASALVKNEAILNTALQQIPLKRVADPSEMAGAVLYLASDASSYTTGVSLNVDGGFLS, from the coding sequence ATGTCCAAGACTCAGTTGTTCGACCTCGACGGCAAGATCGCTTTCGTCTCCGGCGCCAGCCGTGGCATCGGTGAAGCCATCGCCAAACTGCTGGCCCAGCAAGGCGCCCACGTCATCGTTTCCAGCCGCAAGCTTGAAGGCTGCCAGCACGTCGCCGACGCAATCATCGCCGCTGGCGGCAAAGCCACTGCCATCGCCTGCCACATCGGTGAAATGGAACAGATCAGCCAGGTCTTCGCCGGCATCAAGGAACAGTTCGGTCGCCTGGACATTCTGGTCAACAACGCCGCCACTAACCCACAGTTCTGCAACGTGCTGGACACCGACCTCAGCGCCTTCCAGAAAACCGTCGACGTGAACATTCGCGGTTACTTCTTCATGTCGGTAGAAGCCGGCAAGCTGATGCGCGAAAACGGTGGCGGCAGCATCATCAACGTCGCCTCGATCAATGGCGTTTCGCCGGGCATTTTCCAGGGCATCTACTCGGTGACTAAGGCCGCCGTGATCAACATGACCAAAGTATTTGCCAAGGAATGTGCGCAGTTCGGGATTCGCTGCAACGCGTTGCTGCCGGGTTTGACTGACACCAAATTTGCTTCGGCGCTGGTGAAAAATGAGGCGATTTTGAACACTGCATTGCAGCAGATTCCGTTAAAGCGGGTGGCGGATCCAAGTGAAATGGCGGGGGCGGTGCTGTACTTGGCGAGTGATGCTTCCAGTTATACGACTGGGGTTTCGTTGAATGTGGATGGTGGGTTCCTGTCCTGA
- a CDS encoding Zn-dependent hydrolase has translation MNAAVDVLQSTHQHINRDRLWQSLMELAKLGATVKGGVCRLALTDLDRQARDTFVNWCEEAGCTVSIDAVGNIFARRPGRNPNLPPVMTGSHIDTQPTGGKFDGCFGVLAGVEVLRTLNDLGVETEAPLEVVVWTNEEGSRFAPCMMGSGVFAEKFTLEETLAKADAEGVTVGEALNAIGYAGPRKVSGHAVGAYFEAHIEQGPILEDERKTIGVVMGALGQKWFDLKLRGVEAHAGPTPMHLRKDALVGASVIVGAVNRAALGHQPHACGTVGCLQAYPGSRNVIPGEVRMTLDFRHLEPARLNSMIAEVREVIETTCEEHGLTFELTPTADFPPLYFDKGCIEAVRGAAQGLGLSHMDIVSGAGHDAIFLAELGPAGMIFVPCEGGISHNEIENAAPDDLAAGCAVLLRAMLAASAAIASGKMAA, from the coding sequence ATGAACGCGGCCGTAGACGTTCTGCAATCCACCCATCAGCACATCAATCGCGATCGCCTGTGGCAGTCGCTCATGGAGTTGGCCAAGCTCGGCGCCACGGTCAAGGGTGGTGTTTGTCGCCTGGCCCTGACCGACCTCGACCGTCAGGCCCGCGACACCTTTGTCAATTGGTGCGAAGAGGCAGGTTGCACCGTCAGCATCGACGCCGTCGGCAACATCTTCGCCCGGCGCCCCGGTCGCAATCCGAACCTGCCACCGGTAATGACCGGCAGTCACATCGACACACAACCCACCGGCGGCAAGTTCGACGGCTGTTTTGGCGTACTCGCCGGGGTTGAGGTGCTGCGTACCCTGAATGATCTAGGTGTGGAAACCGAAGCCCCGCTGGAAGTGGTGGTCTGGACCAACGAAGAAGGTTCGCGTTTCGCCCCGTGCATGATGGGTTCCGGCGTGTTCGCGGAAAAATTCACCCTGGAAGAAACCCTGGCCAAAGCCGATGCCGAGGGCGTGACCGTCGGTGAAGCCCTGAATGCCATTGGCTATGCCGGCCCGCGCAAGGTCAGCGGTCACGCCGTTGGGGCCTATTTCGAAGCGCACATCGAGCAAGGGCCGATTCTCGAAGACGAACGCAAAACCATCGGCGTCGTCATGGGCGCTCTCGGCCAGAAATGGTTCGACCTGAAACTGCGTGGCGTCGAAGCCCACGCCGGTCCGACGCCGATGCATCTGCGCAAAGACGCCCTGGTTGGCGCCTCGGTGATCGTCGGTGCGGTCAACCGCGCCGCCCTTGGCCATCAACCCCACGCTTGCGGCACTGTCGGTTGCCTGCAAGCCTATCCCGGTTCACGCAATGTCATTCCCGGCGAAGTGCGCATGACCCTGGACTTCCGTCATCTGGAGCCGGCGCGACTGAACTCGATGATCGCTGAAGTCCGCGAAGTCATCGAAACCACCTGTGAAGAACACGGCCTGACTTTTGAACTGACACCCACCGCCGACTTCCCGCCGCTGTACTTCGACAAGGGCTGCATTGAAGCGGTACGTGGTGCGGCGCAAGGCTTGGGTCTATCGCACATGGACATCGTCAGTGGAGCAGGGCACGACGCGATCTTCCTGGCCGAACTCGGCCCGGCCGGGATGATCTTCGTACCCTGCGAAGGCGGCATCAGCCACAACGAAATCGAAAACGCCGCGCCGGATGATCTGGCGGCCGGATGTGCAGTTCTGCTGCGGGCAATGCTGGCGGCATCGGCGGCGATTGCCAGTGGCAAAATGGCGGCCTGA